GCATTCTTAAAACTTCCTCTTTTTTCGGAAAGCAAGGATCTGTAAAACCATAAAGTAGCTTTATCAATTCCTTTTATCTTTAAAGCATATTCAATCAGCTTGGTGGCCTCATGATAATCTTCATTATCCAAAAGACATTTGATATAATATTGCGGAGTATTAAGATTATTAACATCATACAGCATTGCTTCCTCAAAATACAGCTTTGCTTTTTCGTAATCGATAAGCATTTCGCTATAAATTCTGCCCATCAAACACAAGCTGTCTGCATCTTCCGGATCGTAAGACAGCGCATAATTCAAGGCTTCCAAACATTCTGGAAGGCTGTATGGATAGTGGTCCAAAGCCTCGAAATAGTATTTATTTTTAGTTAAGGTCATTTTTGTAGTTTTTTAACTCGTTTTTCAGTTGACTTCTCTGTTTTTTGAAAGATTTTTCCTGATGATTCTTTTTAAAATCTGTTCCGGCAAATGTTCTGATCGGGTTTCCTCTTTGCACCTGCAAATGATTATTCCATGTTTCCTGCATTCTTTTTTGAAGCTGAATAATATTCTGTTCCAACACTTTTTCTTTCAGTCTTGAAATTGACAATTTTTTATTCTCCAATTGTGAGCGCGAATCCTGAACGAAAACACTTTGCCCCGTCGGAATATGAGTTGCCCGAACCGCCGTGTTCACTTTATTTACATTTTGTCCGCCACTTCCCTGACTTCTCGTGGTCTGAAACTGAATATCTTTTTCATTAAATTGAATCTTGTCCAAACCTTCCAGTTCAAAAACTCCAATAAACCAGTTACTTCTTTTATGAAGTTTCCGGAATGTACTTTTTCCTGTCCAGCAAATACTTCCTAGCCAGGTTTTTAAAAAGTCATTTAAAATTTGGGCTTTTAAAAGGATGGTCACAGATTTCAAAGTAAGGTTTTCATCCCCATTTTCACGATGGATGATTTCATAGTCTATATTATTATTTTTTGCTTCCTCAAGGAAAGTTTTCAGCACTTTGGCAACGACCCATTGGCATTCCAAAGGTCCTCTTCCTGAGGTTATTTGTATGAGTTTTTCCATTTTTGTAAAATTTTTAAAATCGCCTCTCTATTTTTGGCTTCTTTAATAAATGTTGGTAATCTTTCTACCATTCGCATTCTGTACGGCAATCTTGTTCTCAAGTCTGATGAAACATAGTTTTCCATTTCCAACAGATGCTCCCGATTTCTTGCCCAGAATAATTTTCCTTTAAAATCTTCCTGAAAATAATATCGACAACCGAAAATTGGATCGTGAATCAAGCCCTCTTCTTTTATGAAACGATTGAAATATTTCTCTGATTTTGGCTGAATTTGAAAAGAAAACTCACACTCATCACATTTTACAGTAACATTCTTAGGCTTTTCTTTTAAATTACCTTGTTCGTAATGAATCGGGTGTGAACAAGCGGGACAATAAAGATTGACAAACGCTTTGTAAACCACTAAATCCAATCCGTTTTTTCGCAAATCACAATGATTACATTCCAGTGTTGCCGTTTTATAACTATGTTCATTTTTTACAAGTGCATCTTCTCCGCAATCCGGACAGACTACGAGAATACTTTCGTGGTAACCAAAATGTTCCTGTTTATATCTTTTTTTCATTTCAGTTTATTTTGGGCATTTCACTTAATTTCGGATGACCAACAGGATCAATTCCTTTTTCCAATAAATCTTTTGCCGCCATTACCGCCCAACATTTATCACTGGAATGGATATTTCTGTAAAACGAAAGCAAAACATCAGGTTTCACCACCGTAAATCCGTTGGTTTCGACAATTTCCAGATCATTTTTCTCAAAGAAATCGATCGTGATTCTGTGGAATTTTCCGTTTTCCATTTCTATTGTTTTCTCGTACCTGCGAAAATTTTCTTCGCTTGGAAGATGATCATATCTCGTCCAGACTTTCTGAAAACCTTCCTGCTGAAGAATCATAACCACCTCAGCAATATTCTCCTTTCGTACAAAAACATCAATATCCTTATGATCATGAGCGTGTTTATATTCCGTGTGTCCGATTTCAGACATAAAATGCCATGCCCAACCTCCTGAAATAATGACTTTTTCTTTTAATTTCTCTAAAATTTCCAGTCCGTGTTGAATTCTAAATTCCGGCCAGACTTCGCCGTATCTTTTTATGTTATGTGGTGCTCCCATTTTTTTGTTGTTAGTTGCTAGTTGTTGGTTGACGGTTGTTAGCAGGAGTGTTCCCTCCATTAACTAACAACCATTAACGATCAACCAAATTATTTATCCATTCTCACAATTCGAGGCTGGAAAGTTCCAAGAATATCCACCAGTTCACTTTGCGCATTCATCACTTCATTGATGTCTTTGTAAGCCATTGGAGCTTCTTCCGTATTTCCACCCATTAATGTGACATTTTTGAGTTTTAATTCTTTTTTAATGTCATTTTGAGTGAATAAACTTCTGCATTCACCTCTAGAATGCGCTCTTCCCGCTCCGTGCGAAGCCGAGTTCAACGAATCCGGATTTCCTTTCCCGCGAACGATAAAACCTTTTGCCGTCATTGAGCCGGGAATCATTCCTAATTCATTTTCATTCGCAGGAGTTGCTCCCTTTCTGTGAACAATGACTTCTCTTCCGTTGTGAATTTCCTTCCACGCGAAATTGTGATGATTTTCAATTCTTGCCTTCACTCTTCCTCCGACTGCTTTTACCAATCTTCTGTGAATATCATCGTGACAGGCTGAAGCATAATCTCCTGCTAAATTCATTGCCGTCCAATATTCCAAACCGAGATGTGTGCTTAAATCTAACCACGCAAATTGCTGTGCTTCTTTTGGCAACGGACATTGTTCTGCCGCCACTCTCGAATAATATTGAGCGATTTCCGCTCCCAATCCACGAGATCCACTGTGTGAAAGAATTCCTAGGTATTTTCCTTTTGGAAGTCCGATTTGTTCGTCTTCTTCTGTGATTTCTACTTCTCCGAATTCCACAAAGTGATTTCCGCCACCGGAACTTCCCATTTGTTTAATGGCTTTTCCTTTTAATCTTCTTAAAATCGGAATCATATCAAACGTATCTCTGTCGAAAATTTCGTGATCGATGTGAGATTTATGTGTTTCATACATTCCGAATTTAGTATGCTCAGCAAGAGCTTTTTCATATTTATCTCTTGCTCCGTCAAGATATGAAATAGGGGTATCCAAAATACTCAGGCTCATTCTACAACCGATATCCATGCCGACTCCATAAGGAATTACGGCATTTTCTACGGCAAGAACACCTCCAATCGGAAGTCCGTACCCGCTATGTGCATCGGGCATTAAAGCGCCCTGCGTTGAAATTGGAAGTTTCAAAGCGGTATACAGTTGGTTTTTTGCTTCATCCGAAATATTGTTTCCGAAAATATTAAAAGTTGCTCTGTTTGTATTAAGCATTCTTTTTTCTGTTTTCCTGGATGAAAGCAAAGCTTCTGCGATTTGTCCGAACGTTAAATCTTTTTCAAACTGTTCCGGATTTTGCAGAATTTCCTTTAAAAGAGATTTTACATGATGAATATTTTTCGTTGCAAAATTTCTTTTCATGACTTCCAAAGCGATGTTCACACTCTGATTGTTTGGATAGCCTATTTTTAATATATCTTTTCCTTTAAGTTTTAAATTTCCCATTGTTTTTGTTTTAAAATTGGAGGATATTTCCATCCTCTGAATTTTCTGCAATCTCTGTTGCAGACATTTTGTAGCGAACGCATTTTCTGCTGTTCAGCGGATCACGTGTGTATTTATTTTTCCATGGATTGGGTTTTCCATAAATCTTTTTATGAATAATTCCCGTGACTTTATGCCGACCTAAAAATGAATCGAGTTCATCAATTTCTCTTTCTAAATCGGAATTCAATGGTTTGCAATGAGTAATCATATTTGGTTTTACTCTCAATACAAATCTCCATGGTTCAATAAATTCGTAGTAAATATTATATCTCTTTCTGATCGGACAATAATCTTCTCTTTTTAAGAAATATTGCCTTTCCCGGGTTGTTAATCCTAACTTTGGATCGTTCCATTGATGCGTTGAAAGTCGAGCCAATTTCTGTTCTCTTTCAACATAAATTCTTCGTCCGAATTTTCTTTTCTTTTTTAAGAATTTTCGGGTTTCGGAATACATCTTTGTATTAATCTTATCTAAAATTCCTTGGAAGAAATCGCCATCTTTAGATCGTTTCACATCGTCTCTTACGACAAAGAATCTTACAAATCCTTTCTGATAAGGTTCCATCAAAGAAACTAACGGAATATTTCTTCTTATTTTCCAAAGTTCATCACTACGTTTATACTTTTTCCTGATCTGCTTTTCTACATCTTTTCTTATTATTCTTTTTCTGCTTCTCAGACTTCGTAATCTGAAAGACAAAAGGTTATCTTTTTCCATTTATTAATAGATTCTAGATACAAGACACAAGATTTCAGATTTTCTGAAACTGTATTTTTGCATTAAATCTTTAATCAACTATTATTTTAGTTGACTTTATTTAAACCTCATAGGTTTTAAAAACCTATGAGGTTTAGTTTATCCGTAGCCTTCTCCTAGCCCCGATTGCAGCGACATCCTTTTTTGTTGCGGCCGCAGCGAAGCGGAGGCCGTAATAAAAAAGATACAGCGGAAAGCGGGAATAGCTTCAAATAGAAATTATCTGCTATTTCGAAAAAAGCTCCAAAAATTTTATAAAAAAAGATTTCGGGGAAACTGATTTGAGTTTGAAATATTGCGCAATAAAAAACCCGAAAATCTTACGACTTCGGGTTTTGATATTTCAATATACTGTTATTCTATGAGTGTACCAAACCACGAAGCCTCGCCTTTGCAAAAGGCAATCCTACTGTTGAATGTAGATTAAATTTGAACATTGCTTCGTTGCTTTTTAATTGGTTAAACTTGATTTTCAGATGCAAAGATATAGTATTTTTTTAATCTGCAAAATAAATTTTTAAAATTCTTCACCTTTCATCATGCTGAGCATCAAGTTCAAAGCATTTTCCGAGTGAAGTAATACCGTATTTTTCAATGTATCTTCGGTGACTTTTGAGGTTCTTTGCTGCATTTGTTTTTTCGTAGTATGAAATGGCTCTGAGGTCAATTTTGAAAGGATGAGATTCAATCTGAGAATTCATATAATTAAAAATTTACTTCAAATTAATCAAGCTGATGAAAATAGCATCAATCACCTTCGTCATTCGCTGTAGATCGAGCGTTTCCAAAGTATCTGTCGGTTCGTGATAATTTTTATTTCTGAAAAATGATGTATCTGTGATCATTAAAGCCGGATAATTAAATTTCCAATAATTAAGATGGTCAGAAAAATCTACTCCTTTTACGAACTTCGGAGCGGGAAATGTTTCTGTTTTTATTTGCTTTGATTCTTTAAAATTAGCAACAAAATTTCTTACAAATTTTCCTGAACCACTGAATCTTTTAACCAAAGTGATAAAATCTCCTTTGTTACCATAAATCCAGGAAAGCGCACCCACCGGAAAGCTTTGTGAATTTTTTTCATCTTTAAAATAGCCGATCATTTCCACACTTGCCATTCCGTACACTTCAATATGATTGTCTTTGAGGTATTTTGCATGAATATAACTTCCCATATTTTCAGTTCTGAAAAACGGTGGTTCCTCTAATGTATATGCAACTAAATCTATTCTGTAATTGAGTTTTTGCCCTTTCAACATTCTGGCCAATTCTAAAAGAGCCGTCACTCCCGTCGCATTATCATCCGCTCCTTTTTGATCGCCGCAAACATCATAATGAGCTCCTACGATGATTCTTTTTGTATGTTCCGTTCCGAAAGAACAAATTACATTTTTATAGGTCTTTCCATCAACTTTATATTCCTGAAAGGTCGTTTCATCGGCATATTGAGTGAAGTTTTTAAAAATATAATCGGCAACAGAATTCAGCTGTTCTAAATTTTGATAATTCCGAAATTGTGGCGTTTCAACAAGCGCTTTTAAATGTTGATTTACCAAAATACTATCTGCCGAAGTGTTTATACTATTCAAATAAACTTTCTTTTTAAAAGTTCCGAAAAGAAAAAGTACGATAAAACAAAAGCCTACGAGAAGAAAAAATTTTCCTCTTGTAGGCTTAATTATATTTTTAAAATTCATTATTTATAATAAATGGGTTAATTGAATTTAATCTTTCGAACCCAAATCATCCATCGTATCTCCCATTCCTCTACTGTTTGGACTATAGGTTCTTTCCGAATCCAGGAAATAAATATTATGCTTTGCTTTCGCAATAATTCCGTCATATTCCTGCTCGGTCATTCCTTCAGGGATATCTTTCTGCTGATCCGCAGGTTTTCTGTAAACTTCAAGTGCTCCTTTCTCGTTAAGAACCGCTTTTGCAAATTTTGCCTGTTCCAAATCATCCGCATACACCACGATATTGTTTTTTCCGACACTATGCGTTCTATAAGCATCTAGCATTTCGGCGTCATGAGCGAAAACATAATCAAAGAAACCTTTTGTCTGCTCGTCTTCCTGATAATGATTGAGACCCGTTTCAACCTTTGATTTGGAAACAATAATATTTGCTTCGCTGAATCCTTTTTCTTTTAAATCTTTTTTAATTTCCTCTGTATCTACAGTCTGCGGAAATACTGAAACTACTGTATAAGCCATAATATTTTGTTTTGGTTATGGTTTACAGTACAAACGCTGTGCAATTTTTTCGTTGAAAACGTTAATTTAGTTTAAAAATTTCTCCAAAATATCAACTGCGCATTTCGGAAGATTCGTTCCCGGGCCGAAAATAAAATCTGCTCCGTTGGCATATAAAAATTCATAATCCTGTTGAGGAATTACGCCACCAACAACGATTGTAATATCGTCTGCACCTAACTTTTTCAACTCTTCAACCACTTGCGGAACCAATGTTTTGTGACCGGCCGCCAATGAAGAAACTCCCAAAATGTGAATATCGTTTTCCACCGCCTGTTTTGCCACCTCTTCCGGAGTCTGAAATAATGGCGCAACATCGACGTCGAATCCCATGTCTGCAAATGCAGTTGCTACTACTTTTGCACCTCGATCGTGACCATCCTGCCCCATTTTTGCTACCATTAATCTTGGTCGGCGACCTTCTTCTTCCTCAAATTTCTGAGTCAGATTTAATGCTTTTTCAAAATATTCGTTTTTCCCTGCATTCATGGCATAAACTCCTGAAATTGTTCTGATATTCGCTTTATATCTTCCGAAACTTTCTTCCATCGCATCGCTCATTTCGCCAAGTGTCACTCTTCTGCGGGCCGCTTCGATACATAATGCGAGAAGATTTCCTTTTCCTGTTTTTGCAGATTCTCTGATTTCATTTAAAATCTGTTCTACCGTTTCGGAATTTCTATTTAATTTAATAGATTCTAATCTTTCGATTTGTTTTCTACGAACTTCCGTATTATCAATATCTAATATTTCGATCTGATCTTGTTTTAAAGCAGATCTGAAAGAATTAACTCCGATGATAAATTCCTCGCCGCTATCAATTTTAGCCTGCTTTCTTGCCGCCGCTTCTTCAATTCTCATCTTTGGAATTCCGGCTTCGATGGCTTTTGTCATTCCGCCTTCCTGTTCAACCTCATCAATGTATTTCATGGCTTCCTCGATCATTTGCTGAGTCAGAGATTCCACCAGATTACTTCCACCCATAGGATCTACAACATCGCAAATTCCGCTTTCCTGCTGAAGAATAATCTGAGTATTTCTCGCAATTTTCGCTGAATAATCTGTCGGAAGGGCAATGGCTTCGTCCAAGGCATTGGTGTGAAGAGACTGAGTTCCGCCCAACGCTGAAGATAAGGCTTCAATGGCTGTTCTTGTAATATTGTTAAAAGGTTCCTGTTCAGTTAAAGACCATCCAGAAGTCTGGGAATGGGTTCTCAAGGCCAGGGATTTTGGATTTTGAGGATTAAATTGCTTTAATAATTCAGCCCAAATATATCTTGCGGCACGCATTTTTGCGATTTCCATGAAGTGATTCATTCCGATGGCCCAGAAGAAAGATAATCTTGGGGCGAAATCATCAACATTCATTCCTGCTTTTATCCCGGTTCTTACGTATTCCAAACCGTCTGCAAGCGTGTACGCCATTTCCAGCACCGGTGTTGCACCTGCTTCCTGCATGTGATATCCTGAAATAGAAATCGAGTTGAATTTCGGAATATTTCTAGACGTATATTCGAAAATATCAGCAATGATTTTCATGGAAGGTGCCGGTGGATAGATGTAAGTATTTCTCACCATGAATTCCTTTAAAATATCATTCTGAATGGTTCCTGAAAGCAAATCCTGAGCAACGCCCTGCTCTTCTGCAGCCACGATGTAGAAAGACAAAATCGGTAAAACTGCGCCATTCATCGTCATGGAAACGGAAATCTGATCTAACGGTATTTCATTAAACAAGATTTTCATATCCTCCACAGAATCGATGGCAACGCCCGCTTTTCCAACGTCTCCTACCACTCTTCCGTGATCTGAATCATACCCTCTGTGTGTCGCCAGATCGAAGGCTACTGAAAGTCCTTTTTGTCCTGCCGCCAGATTTCTTCGATAAAAAGCATTGGATTCTTCTGCTGTGGAAAAACCGGCATACTGACGAATTGTCCACGGTTTCTGAACATACATCGTCGTGTAGGGACCTCGTAAATAAGGGGCACTTCCGGGGGATGTTTCTGTTAAAGATTCATCTTTAACATCTTCTTTTTTATAGGAAGACTTCAACTGTAATCCATCTTTTTCAAAAGGATAGATTTCAGTTATTTTTTCAGTTATATTAAATTGAGGAGTTTTGTTCTGAACTTCTCTTCTCATACTTAAATATTTATTAGATGGCTAAATTTAAGCATTTTTAGAATAATAAATAAGTATTGATAATCTTATGATTACGTGAGTTTTAAATTGTAATCTCTGTATATTAAATTGTTTTTAAAATTTCTTTTGAAAATAATTAGTCATTCCTTAAAAACCAAGTAATATTTTGATTATCAGTTTTATGCACTTATATTTCGTAAAAAATCGTTGTAAAAAATTGCAATAAATTGTATTTTTAGGATATAAAAAGTGGCAAAATGTTAGGCAAAATAAGAGAGGATTTACAGCAGAATTTATTCAAGACCAGGCTTACGGAGCTTATTAATATGGAGCATCCGGTGGTAAAATTAGCTGGGGAGATTTCCTGGGATAAAATGGAGTCAGAGTTTGAGAAATTATTTTCAGAAAACGGAAGACCTTCTATTGCTATCCGTAAAATAGCAGGAATGCTTTTGCTCAAGGAAATGTTTAAAGAAAGTGATGAAAGTGTAATAGAGAGATGGATTGAGAATGCGTATTGGCAATATTTTACCGGAGAAACCTTTTTCCAGACAGAGCAGCCTTTCGATCCGAGCAATTTTGTACACTTCAGAAAAAGAATTGGAGATAAGGGTTTGGAATTTCTTTTGGGACAAAGCGTTTCTCTCCATCCCAAAGCCAAAACAGAAGATGAAGTTCAGGTAGATACGACGGTTCAGGAGAAGAACATTACCTTTCCTACCGATGCCAAATTAGCAAAAAAAGTAATCGACAATTGTAGAAAAATAGCAGAAAAAGAGAGCGTTGTACAAAGACAAAGCTACAGAAGAGTGAGCAAACAATTATTGCGGGACGCTTTTTTTGGACATCATCCCAGAAGACAGAAGAAGGCAAAAATGGCGAGGAAAAAGCTCAGGACGATTGGTAAAAGAGTTCTTCGGGAATTGGAAAGAAAACTTCCTAAAGATGTTTTGAAAGGCTACGAAGACGTTTTTAAAATTTACCTTAAAGCACTCACCCAAGAACGTACCACGAAAGATAAAATTTACAGTCTTCACGAGCCACAAGTTGCGTGTATTGCGAAAGGAAAATCGGGAAAAGCATACGAGTTTGGGACAAAAGTAGCAGTAGTAAGAGGTCGGAAAACAGGGATCATCAGCTCGGTAAAGAGATTTTCTGGCAATCCTCACGATAGTAAAACTCTTGAAGAATCATTGGCACAGAGTGAGAGGGTAAGAAAATCCGTTGGCGGAACAAGACCTACGAAAGCCACTACAGACAGAGGATTTAAAGGAATCAAAGAAGTGGAAGGAACAGCAATTTTGCTTCCCGCAAAAAAAGAAAAAACAAAATATGGGCAACAAGTAGCCAGATTAAGATTCCGGGCAAGAGCAGCCATAGAACCTTGTATCTCTCATTTAAAAAGAAACCACTCCTTAGGATTAAACTTCCTGAAAGGAGTGGCTGGAGATATTAATAATGCATTATTAGCAGGGATTGGATACAATTTGAAGATGAGATTGAATCAAATCAAACAACAAATTCTTCTTTGGCTCGAACTTGTTCTCCGAATCTTTTTAGGCAAATATAATTTTCAAAGTCAAAAAACAGCTTTTTAAGGAGCGACTAATTAATGATATAAATTGACTTAATCTTTACCAATCTCAATTAATTCGGATGTAGGTTGAAAAAACATAAAAGCCGGATGAAATTCATCCGGCTTTTACTTTATCTTTTATAAAAGTTTATTTTAAAGATTTTATCCCCATTTCATACAACGCAAAAGAGATCAAATCTGCATTTTCGCCAATGACCTGTTCTGTAGATCTTCCGGCTCCGTGCCCAGCATTTTTTTCAATTCTTAATAAGACAGGATTTTGACAAGCCTGTTTTTCCTGCAACTCAGCTCCAAACTTAAAAGAATGTGCCGGAACCACTCTGTCATCATGATCACTTGTAATGATCATTGTAGACGGATAGCAAGTACTTTTCACATTATGAACCGGTGAATATGATTTTAAATATTCAAACATTTCTTTATTATCTTCAGCTGTTCCATAATCGTAAGACCATCCTGCTCCGGCTGTAAATTTGTTGTACCTCAACATATCCAAAACACCTACACCAGGAAAGGCAACTTTTGCCAGATCAGGACGCATGGTCATCGTA
The sequence above is a segment of the Chryseobacterium sp. MYb264 genome. Coding sequences within it:
- a CDS encoding tetratricopeptide repeat protein — encoded protein: MTLTKNKYYFEALDHYPYSLPECLEALNYALSYDPEDADSLCLMGRIYSEMLIDYEKAKLYFEEAMLYDVNNLNTPQYYIKCLLDNEDYHEATKLIEYALKIKGIDKATLWFYRSLLSEKRGSFKNALKFLDEAAKFCFTEESLSMVKDRKKFVKKKLIKKNKNKNNSEFNKKIKSP
- the prfH gene encoding peptide chain release factor H, coding for MEKLIQITSGRGPLECQWVVAKVLKTFLEEAKNNNIDYEIIHRENGDENLTLKSVTILLKAQILNDFLKTWLGSICWTGKSTFRKLHKRSNWFIGVFELEGLDKIQFNEKDIQFQTTRSQGSGGQNVNKVNTAVRATHIPTGQSVFVQDSRSQLENKKLSISRLKEKVLEQNIIQLQKRMQETWNNHLQVQRGNPIRTFAGTDFKKNHQEKSFKKQRSQLKNELKNYKNDLN
- a CDS encoding nucleotidyltransferase domain-containing protein → MGAPHNIKRYGEVWPEFRIQHGLEILEKLKEKVIISGGWAWHFMSEIGHTEYKHAHDHKDIDVFVRKENIAEVVMILQQEGFQKVWTRYDHLPSEENFRRYEKTIEMENGKFHRITIDFFEKNDLEIVETNGFTVVKPDVLLSFYRNIHSSDKCWAVMAAKDLLEKGIDPVGHPKLSEMPKIN
- a CDS encoding RtcB family protein; protein product: MGNLKLKGKDILKIGYPNNQSVNIALEVMKRNFATKNIHHVKSLLKEILQNPEQFEKDLTFGQIAEALLSSRKTEKRMLNTNRATFNIFGNNISDEAKNQLYTALKLPISTQGALMPDAHSGYGLPIGGVLAVENAVIPYGVGMDIGCRMSLSILDTPISYLDGARDKYEKALAEHTKFGMYETHKSHIDHEIFDRDTFDMIPILRRLKGKAIKQMGSSGGGNHFVEFGEVEITEEDEQIGLPKGKYLGILSHSGSRGLGAEIAQYYSRVAAEQCPLPKEAQQFAWLDLSTHLGLEYWTAMNLAGDYASACHDDIHRRLVKAVGGRVKARIENHHNFAWKEIHNGREVIVHRKGATPANENELGMIPGSMTAKGFIVRGKGNPDSLNSASHGAGRAHSRGECRSLFTQNDIKKELKLKNVTLMGGNTEEAPMAYKDINEVMNAQSELVDILGTFQPRIVRMDK
- a CDS encoding M28 family peptidase, translating into MNSINTSADSILVNQHLKALVETPQFRNYQNLEQLNSVADYIFKNFTQYADETTFQEYKVDGKTYKNVICSFGTEHTKRIIVGAHYDVCGDQKGADDNATGVTALLELARMLKGQKLNYRIDLVAYTLEEPPFFRTENMGSYIHAKYLKDNHIEVYGMASVEMIGYFKDEKNSQSFPVGALSWIYGNKGDFITLVKRFSGSGKFVRNFVANFKESKQIKTETFPAPKFVKGVDFSDHLNYWKFNYPALMITDTSFFRNKNYHEPTDTLETLDLQRMTKVIDAIFISLINLK
- the scpA gene encoding methylmalonyl-CoA mutase; the protein is MRREVQNKTPQFNITEKITEIYPFEKDGLQLKSSYKKEDVKDESLTETSPGSAPYLRGPYTTMYVQKPWTIRQYAGFSTAEESNAFYRRNLAAGQKGLSVAFDLATHRGYDSDHGRVVGDVGKAGVAIDSVEDMKILFNEIPLDQISVSMTMNGAVLPILSFYIVAAEEQGVAQDLLSGTIQNDILKEFMVRNTYIYPPAPSMKIIADIFEYTSRNIPKFNSISISGYHMQEAGATPVLEMAYTLADGLEYVRTGIKAGMNVDDFAPRLSFFWAIGMNHFMEIAKMRAARYIWAELLKQFNPQNPKSLALRTHSQTSGWSLTEQEPFNNITRTAIEALSSALGGTQSLHTNALDEAIALPTDYSAKIARNTQIILQQESGICDVVDPMGGSNLVESLTQQMIEEAMKYIDEVEQEGGMTKAIEAGIPKMRIEEAAARKQAKIDSGEEFIIGVNSFRSALKQDQIEILDIDNTEVRRKQIERLESIKLNRNSETVEQILNEIRESAKTGKGNLLALCIEAARRRVTLGEMSDAMEESFGRYKANIRTISGVYAMNAGKNEYFEKALNLTQKFEEEEGRRPRLMVAKMGQDGHDRGAKVVATAFADMGFDVDVAPLFQTPEEVAKQAVENDIHILGVSSLAAGHKTLVPQVVEELKKLGADDITIVVGGVIPQQDYEFLYANGADFIFGPGTNLPKCAVDILEKFLN
- a CDS encoding IS5 family transposase, with translation MLGKIREDLQQNLFKTRLTELINMEHPVVKLAGEISWDKMESEFEKLFSENGRPSIAIRKIAGMLLLKEMFKESDESVIERWIENAYWQYFTGETFFQTEQPFDPSNFVHFRKRIGDKGLEFLLGQSVSLHPKAKTEDEVQVDTTVQEKNITFPTDAKLAKKVIDNCRKIAEKESVVQRQSYRRVSKQLLRDAFFGHHPRRQKKAKMARKKLRTIGKRVLRELERKLPKDVLKGYEDVFKIYLKALTQERTTKDKIYSLHEPQVACIAKGKSGKAYEFGTKVAVVRGRKTGIISSVKRFSGNPHDSKTLEESLAQSERVRKSVGGTRPTKATTDRGFKGIKEVEGTAILLPAKKEKTKYGQQVARLRFRARAAIEPCISHLKRNHSLGLNFLKGVAGDINNALLAGIGYNLKMRLNQIKQQILLWLELVLRIFLGKYNFQSQKTAF